From Bombina bombina isolate aBomBom1 chromosome 1, aBomBom1.pri, whole genome shotgun sequence:
gcatgagcacaatgttatctatatgacacacatgaactaacatcctctaactatgaaaatctgtcaaaatgtacttggataagaggtggccttgaaggacttagaaattagcaaattagcctacctaagtttagctttcaacaacgaataccaaaagaacaaagcaaatgtgatgataaaagtaaattggaaagttgtttaaaaatgcatgtcctatctgaatcatgatagtttaatttggacttaCTGTCGATTTAAAGGATATTAATCAGTCTTCCTACATAATATCTACCTAACACTATGAATTACTTTTATTTGAAGAACTTTTTCATTCGTATCTTCTTAAAGTTTAACTTATACCTTCTGGATTGCTCCTCTTTTTAACGCTATATGATGGAcagaatttatattttaaaaatatagaataaATATGATAGCCTGTTGGATAGAAACTTGTAATGTTGAGACTAgaagaatataattattttaagactAGACGTAATGTAATTTATCATAGTTTCATGTTTTACTGGGATTCATACATTGCATTGAAATTCCCAAAACATTAAGGTGTATTAGTTTATTATCATGACCACAATAAAATACCTGTTATAAGacaaatactgtgtgtgtgtgtatatatatatatatatatatatatatatatatatatatatatataatatacacacacaacagatcTGATATTGCTATTTTGTTCCGTTTTGTTTATTGTTCATAATCTATGTACATTCCAATATTAACTATTTTTCAGTtactttctttccctttcttgttttctctttctttttaatcatattgtttttataaaaagataaaaaaatatttgaacaagAATTATATACCTGCTAGTTTTGTAACATATTattgcacactgtgtatatatcgTATGCAATGTCTTCAGTATATATTTGgtcaataaagaataaaaaaaaaaaaaaatagaataagttTTTTGTTAAGCACTCCCAGGTTCATCTCTGGTTTGGTGTTAGAAAAACAGCCCCCCCCCATTGCTATATCCTTTGGAACTTCTATGCCAAGGAAATAGAGAAAAATACATACTGCAATCATCTTTATAACCTGTGATAATCCTTATGCCCATCCATTCTTCTTAAAAAGGGGAAAGTCAGCTTTGCTGTAAGCCATATTAAAATTcccatttttagttttattttccaGACCTGACTGCcctaaaaataatgaaaaacaattatttaaagggacattaaacactaaaatttaaataaatactagatagaatgatgcattcaaagaaaagattagtcagagaataacatgtagatgtattttttttaagtttaattagttgttgaATAGTGACAacgtaagtgtaaagttttaaagtCTAACGAGAGCCATGTtgttacttaggttaccttctctgctgtggcccattagtgacagttataaaaagatcattagagtgtgcagccaatgactgtggaatataaccgtgttctgcacttccatttctaacaggaactgaaatgctcacaatttcagaatagtattcaaggaaaaggggacaaaaaaagaataaaagtatattgcagagtttttgttATATATACGAGAGAGaggtacgtacatacatacatacagccagGTAGAAAATATCATGTTGGCTCACCAATCAGAGggtaaaaaaattatagtaaaaaaaataaatcctaaaaaaaaaccccTGCTATGTAAATATTATTTGTATAAGCATACCTTCCTGGTTTAAATGCccctaaaaggacatgaaatccaaaacttttctttcatgattcagatagagcataccattttaatcaatattacaatttacttcttatatctaattttctttgtcttggtattcttttgttgaaaagcataccttggtaggctcagtagCATTAATACACTACTTGTGCCTGCACCTATATGCCTCCTTGTTATTGGTTCATCTGATGTGctcatctagctctcagtagtgcattgttgctgcttcaacaaaggatataaacagAATGAAGCTAATAAAAGCAGCATATTTGTGTATGATGCTGAAAACTTAAagcaacttttactagaagcatatttgctaatggaagtatattgcattttttttcacctatttaaaatttaaatgcattcaTGCCTATTTCAGTTTTGACCATTCTATTCCTTTAACCTACCCTTGTTCAGCTAGAAAAATACTATAAATTGAACAATTTAAGTTTTCTAACAAACTCATTTGGTCATCGCTAGTCCGCCGATGCATAAGGCAGTAGGACCTTTCACTGATGGAGATTATACACTTTCATTATAGAAATGATTACACAACCATCTTGTTTTACACTTAAATTCTTATATAACTTTGTGTGACTagatttctcttggtatccttggcagGTCATGCAAGTGTTTTTAAGATGATGTCACTGCCAGTTCGGCCCATGGATTTCggtacttcagaaactgtaagagcAGAAGCTGAACGCAGATATGATCTGTCAGATGCTGCATTGGGAACTAGTACCTTCCATTCTCACCAGGATTGTGGTACACAGGAAATACATAAAACTAAGTTAGTGACACAATGTGCGCTTTCCTCTGTTCCTCCAGTACAGTCATCGCCACATAAAATACCACTGCCTCATGTGTCGTGTTCGAGTGGTTCATCGCCATCTGTTCTGCATTCATCTGTTGAGGATCCTACCTGCAGAAAACGCCAGAGAACTTCCATTGGACCAGtgtgctgcccagttcctgcccgACGTATGAATGCTCCTCAGAGAGAAACTTTGAGCTCTTCAGAATATGATGGCAGGACAACAAGCAGGACTAAATCATCAGTTCTCCAAATGGTTCGTGGAGAGCAAAGGGAACACTGCTCAGTCACAATTCCAGGTAGTCGAGTAACTGCACTGTATGCAGAGTTGGTTAGGGAACTTGAGGGGCAGGTTGCAGAGCTGAATGAGATCCTAGCTGCTCGAGATGATGCAGCTGTGCTGAGAGAGCAGAAGATCCATGAACTGGAGAAAGAGAACCAGGAGCTAAGGAGACAAGTTCAGAATCTTGAGGAGCAGAATGATGTTCTGTCTCACTGTGGACAAGGGATCACAAGGGAAGGTGATTATGTCATCGGACCAGAGGGATGTAATATGGGTGAGAttgctttatttaatttttctgaGAGGTTGTACACTTGTGGTGTCTACAAAGCATTCATATGTAACTACTGGAAGCATTATTTATCAGTGACCCATTATGACAACTAATTCTGATGGATTAAATTTGTGTATTTTTCAGTTTCCATACCTTTTTAATACATAATATGTAGTTTACCATTGAGGGGAAAGGTAAATGTGTTATTAGGCCACTTACTAATAGCCCCTTCAGTGCTGAGCATTTCTTACACCtaggctaaaaattttttttttttttttttttaaatatttttgctttccacgtcaatttttttttttgtcttgcacAGCAATATTTTATAATTATCAGTTTACCAGCCCTAAACATCATTTAtacctatgtgtttttttttcccttcaattaaaaaaaaaagaaaattaaaagatACAATTTTACTATTTTTGGCAATTTGCTtttatttatcccccccccccaaaaaataacataTCAAGATGGTGCTATGGTTGCTGGGATATAAAGGGTTACACATATAAATTAAGACATGCTGAGTTGGCATCAAAGTATTGTGGGAATTGTAGTCCCAGATATTTGTCTATGAGCTATAGCTTGTAAGACTGTGCATACTTGTACAGTTGtcctttttttaatttcagaatttccacgcctttaaatggacataataaaATAGTATAGCAAAGTTCAAGTTGGCTACAAATCAGCAATGCGCTATTGGtgtctgttgtgtttttttttttttcttccacctACCATACAGAAAATATTCTGAGAATACCTTTTTGATATTGTGAGATATTAGACTTGAGGGTTCCCTCTAGGTGCGGTTATAAGGTTCAGGTACTTTTATTTCTTGAGCACAAGGTGATCATCAATTTTAGAGTTGGATAGAAGCCATTCTACAAAAGACTAAAAACCTACACAACCATATGGAAACTACCAGAAATATAAATAAGACAAATGGAAACCAGGTACCTTTTAGTGTTTAACTACACCCCTTATTCTAAATTATGCATACAATATTAATtacaatattaatttataaataatgcaCAAATAATGTGAGGTAGTCTAATGATTTTATCTGTTTTTCTACAAACACCCATGGTGAACTCTGTGTGTAATTTCAACCTATATGTAGAACGAGGTAATGGAAAACAGACCCATTCAATGTAATAAATACTGATAATggaacgaacaacaactcagtagcttgttctatggtgagttaccacctggtagaagcctcttttagcccaattgtgcttttcacagtagatcatttttctgaagtatatcagtctgatcccacctaacaagttcagtccagccccgaaatactaggcaaccCTCTCTGAACAACCCTAGAAAATTGTtttagcctcgtcagtgaggtgcagccatatttctctaatCACATTGGACAaagagttcacgtctggtttctccTGAGTTATATTGTTAATACattcagaaagagaagtgctctaccagaaaaaacagctcagtagcttgttctatgggctAAAAAAGAAGCTACTCTTAGGTGGTGACCGGGCTATAGAACAAGCCGAGctcttgttcgttcctggcagattgcttctctttctgtatgtatttataaatactgatgtagtagtagtattataatttttatagcgccgccaaattccgtagcgctgggtacagtgataggggtatacaatgtcaaggatttgtgataaaatacaaaacataacaaaactaaataaatctagtacaggaggaagagggccctgcttctgagagctcacagtctacaggtttagggtggagagacataaggttgggggtagcttgtcacattggttttagttgcagcagtgagtcaggcacttcatgtattagtttggttaggatgagagatggaggaaacatgttaagcctctctgaataggtgggttttcaaggagcgtctgaagctatacaaggttggagacagtcttatggagcggggtagagagttccagaggacaggagcagcatgtgcgaagtcttggagacgggagtaggacgtagagataacaggagtggagggacgtaggtcagaggttgatcgaagaggacagtatggggaatatttcatgatgagagaggaaatatagttgggagttagactgttgagtgatttgtaagttagggttaatactttaaattgtattctggagtgtatggggagccagtgtagagactggcagggcggagcagctgatgtagatcatcgaCTTGGTggaggtggatgagtctagcaggagcattcataatagataagcagtgttttggaaggccatttacaagtagattgcaataatcaatctgtgacaaaatgagggaatgaataagtatttttttagtttttttgagtaaggaagggactaattctggaaatgttgcgtaggtgtgaacggcaggatttggtaagtggttgaatgtgagttctgagtcaagtgtaaccccaagacagcggacctggggtaagGTGTTGAGaaaagagtctccaaccatcaaagaaatgtcaggtgttggatgttttttcgaagagggggggataagaaggagctcagttttggaaagattgaGTTGGAGGTTGTGTGAAgaaatccaagaggaaattgcagagaggcagttggaaatctggttgagtaaagagggagaaatatcaggagaggaaagatagatttggttatcatcagcatataagtgctactagaatccaaaggaggctatacgttttccaaggaaggatgtatagagagagaaaagcaggggacccaagacagagccttgcggtactccaactgagagaggcatagaatcacaagatatgttgttaaaggaaacttaaAACGAGTGTgatgagagatatgaggcaaaccaggagaatGCTGTGTCTCAGATTCCAAATGAATGAAGTATTTTTAGgaagagaggatggtcaactgtgtcaaaggcaacggacaggtcaagaagaattagtaaggagtagtggccttttgctttagctgataacaggtaatttgttactttagtaagagcggtttatgttgagtgtttagggcggaaaccagattgtagtggatcaagtaaggagttgtgagaaattgagttagctgattacagactagtcgttccaataattttgaagcaaagggggaagtaaggagaccggtcgatagttagaaggggtggaggggtcaagcgagggcttttttaggattggtatgattgaagcatgcttgaatgtatcaggaaatgtgccagcggtgagagattggttaaatagATGATTTAGGGTAggggggttagtgaagcagagagagagggaagaagttgtgaaagaATAGGGTCCAGTgggacaggttgtgagatgagccaaggataggagtacagagacttcttcctcttttacaggagggaagtagcgaagaggtttgttaatagaaggggtgtgtaggattgctgggtttgaggggtgtgaggtgcagatatcttttctaatggtgtcaattttattttttaattgatcagcaataatctgcgcagtgaggttggtagtgggtaggggtgcaggcggacgtagaagagagttaaaggttgagaacagctttctggggttggatgcgtgagacgATGCAAGGGAGGAGAagtagacttgtttggccaggttgCGTGCAGAGTTGTATCTGGCAAATACATCTGGAAACAAAATTGATATGAGGTCTGAGATTTTGAGAATtcttgaaagaaaaacatttgtgaGTGCAAATGTAACAGTTTTAAATGTGAATTAAAGGCTTACATTGTGATAAGGAAAGACATATGttttatataaacttttatttCCTTATCCTGTAAAGATAGTGTTTTCtcacaaaatgtttaaaataaataacaagatcAACAGATTGCAGCTAATACTTATACTCCTGAGACTGCATTGATATCCATCATTTAACTATTAAAGCACACTGACTAAGCGTGCCTCTTTTTACGCAACTTATGACACAGCCTTTTACTATAGAGTTATAAGATCTAGTGGGGGTTGGCTGTGGGTAAAGTGAATGTTAGTGTAATCGAGGCTTGCGCTtcaaattttcattttgttttggCACTAATGCCTTAcattctctctctgtcccctcagtTGTCAACAAAAGTAACATTACCTTCCTAAAGAGCCTGATCGAATTCCTGGAAACAAATTCAAACTCGCAGGTAACGTTGAAATCTATTAATGCATTAACATATCCCAACTATAAATGTATAATAATGTAATTTATgcgttttgtatgttttttactgtgttttttttaacagttacCCAGAAAATGTTCATACCCATAGACCTATTTATCActtatatacttattttttttttttattaaagatttcaGATTCTCATAAAGTTTCCACACCGCTTTCATCTGCTGAGCCTAAATTCTCTTCCACTGAGGTCCTGGCATCTCCTGTTCTTCCTGCTAGGCCTGAGATGATACTCCCCAGCTCTACAGCAGCAGATGTGTCTGGCCCAGCACCAGATAGTATGCTGCGTGTAAGTGGGGTCACTAGTGGTTTCCAGTATTGGACGAACATGGAGGAAGGTGGAGAAAGTATGCTCCCTGAATCCTGTGCACTCTGGGAGGAGCCTTTGCAGGAAACCCTGCCAGATGGATCCCCAGCCTGGGCTTCCCCCCTCGAGGTTGGTACTTCTGTTATCACTGTAGACACATCAATGTTCTTTAACCTCTACATGcccttaggacgttccatgccgtcctagaaGCGCTGGGCTATAACACTCTTAGGACGGCTTGGAACGTCCTAACTTTGCGGCGTTCTGCTCCCTACAGTGTACAAATTCTGATTAATCTTACTGGGGGACATGCTTAGCAACGCAGACAGTGACAATCGTGTGCTTCCTTTTTCCTTTACAATCTTAATTTGGATAAATGTGTccatcctgaaggggttaaactgatctattttttcattaaacaGAATGCAGTGTTTACCTTACAAGCAGACACTATAGgccagatcagacatggtttttcatGCCAACCCGTGCAGGGGCTGCCCTGATGGACATTATGTAAAAAAGGCGCAGTCCCTGCAGGTGAAATGAAAATAATGGTGATCAGTCGAAAAGGGACACTTCACTCTGTAGAGCAAATTAATTAGGGAGCGCACTTACTGTAGCCAATATAAATAACCTTACacagctttctgcgtatagcatcttacaatcacctatattttagtatgcagtgttttttttttttttttttttttttttttttactagggttataagtattttgagtgttttgaggaaagcttgccaccttttggtTTACGTTTTAAAAACTGTGAGATCCGTAGTGCGCAAATATTTACAGAATTaccctgggattagagagacaatttcatatacgcccatgttcagcccattttacttaTAAGTAGGAATTGCTTtttacacatccagtgtacttaaattacgatttacactgtgcatatttaatactacTCAAGTGAATATCACTTTTACACCATGTATAGTTATGTGTCTATAGTGTATAGAAAATCTTCAAATGAGTAAGCATTTAACAgagctaatatttttttaaagggacacagtacccTGTTTTTCTGTTccatctaaaagaaaatgtttgaaagggaataaaagcacaattttttttaaatagatatttatgggATAAATCAACTTGTTGTGTGGGAGTTGTCAACTTTAAGTTGCTGTTAAATCCAAGGACTTAGTTGTACACAATAATGTGTTTCCTGTTAGTtccactttaaatttaaacagcttcaaTTCAACTATTTTTCATTAACCCTttacctgctgttttttttttatatatatattcacaccagGGTGCATCAGCGATAGTATAGATAAATGAAAAGAATGCACTCTCTGGTTTTAAAAGTTTCAACAAGCTTTACTGTGTGACGTTTCAAGgttttcaccccttcttcagacatggAAACAGTGAAAAATGAAACAATATAGACATACATAAGCCCCTCTCCCCCAGTGCACCACCAATTACATGTTTAGCCTATTAAAATCTTAATCAATTTGCTAATTGCCATTAGCCATATGCTGATTCGGTAATAAgccaataa
This genomic window contains:
- the LOC128644897 gene encoding uncharacterized protein LOC128644897 isoform X1, which gives rise to MMSLPVRPMDFGTSETVRAEAERRYDLSDAALGTSTFHSHQDCGTQEIHKTKLVTQCALSSVPPVQSSPHKIPLPHVSCSSGSSPSVLHSSVEDPTCRKRQRTSIGPVCCPVPARRMNAPQRETLSSSEYDGRTTSRTKSSVLQMVRGEQREHCSVTIPGSRVTALYAELVRELEGQVAELNEILAARDDAAVLREQKIHELEKENQELRRQVQNLEEQNDVLSHCGQGITREGDYVIGPEGCNMVVNKSNITFLKSLIEFLETNSNSQISDSHKVSTPLSSAEPKFSSTEVLASPVLPARPEMILPSSTAADVSGPAPDSMLRVSGVTSGFQYWTNMEEGGESMLPESCALWEEPLQETLPDGSPAWASPLESNGRPKLELVPNSGVYITYQQLEDLSQIPPDKPKLMTRRLLDYFFSRETLARSSATGQRIAHNNTTMEKPLRLPVSVVTAIKAYVTRACGRGCNFNAVINSKCGTSRRAVKKMSIRIDWTEGGGQRCPRTVPGTELAISP
- the LOC128644897 gene encoding uncharacterized protein LOC128644897 isoform X2; translation: MMSLPVRPMDFGTSETVRAEAERRYDLSDAALGTSTFHSHQDCGTQEIHKTKLVTQCALSSVPPVQSSPHKIPLPHVSCSSGSSPSVLHSSVEDPTCRKRQRTSIGPVCCPVPARRMNAPQRETLSSSEYDGRTTSRTKSSVLQMVRGEQREHCSVTIPGSRVTALYAELVRELEGQVAELNEILAARDDAAVLREQKIHELEKENQELRRQVQNLEEQNDVLSHCGQGITREVVNKSNITFLKSLIEFLETNSNSQISDSHKVSTPLSSAEPKFSSTEVLASPVLPARPEMILPSSTAADVSGPAPDSMLRVSGVTSGFQYWTNMEEGGESMLPESCALWEEPLQETLPDGSPAWASPLESNGRPKLELVPNSGVYITYQQLEDLSQIPPDKPKLMTRRLLDYFFSRETLARSSATGQRIAHNNTTMEKPLRLPVSVVTAIKAYVTRACGRGCNFNAVINSKCGTSRRAVKKMSIRIDWTEGGGQRCPRTVPGTELAISP